A single region of the Pseudosulfitobacter pseudonitzschiae genome encodes:
- a CDS encoding flavin-containing monooxygenase encodes MNISDWINALNTSMVSNDPSAVGALFTDGGFWRDFLALGWTLQTLEGRAQIEKFVAQTAKGAEFRADSLADADATEGFILFQTKQGRGRGFVRLEDGKCLTLLTVLEELKGHPLPLRERRRSGLMAEPDKGNWKEQFAAKTDAYAAGDDPYVLIVGGGQGGLALGARLEMQGVPYLIIDKHPKVGDQWRSRYKALTLHDPVWYDHMPYMPFPDFWPVFTPKDKMGDWLESYAHALELAIWTNTECHKAERAEDGTWRVTVDRDGQELTLRPTHLVMAVGNAGFPRVPEFEGQDDFAGTQLHSSQYKTGEGLQGKRVIIVGANNSAHDIAADLVQNGAQPVMIQRSSTLIVQQSTVTDVLLKPVFSQDAVDRGISTDLADLLLASTPLRLQERASKLTWENIRKSEAAFYDRLAATGFKLDFGEDGTGMMKYQRSASGYYFDVGACEMIMDGRIGIRSGVNIARLLSDGVELDTGEVIPADMIVYATGFGSMEEWVARLIDADTAKRVGKCWGYGSGTKGDAGPWEGELRNMWKPTAVEGLWFMGGNLAQARFYSNLVALQLKARFEGLLVEVVER; translated from the coding sequence ATGAACATTTCCGACTGGATCAACGCACTGAACACATCCATGGTATCAAACGATCCCTCTGCTGTAGGCGCGCTGTTCACCGATGGTGGTTTCTGGCGCGATTTCCTGGCGCTGGGTTGGACCTTGCAAACCCTTGAAGGGCGCGCGCAGATCGAAAAATTTGTTGCACAAACCGCAAAAGGTGCGGAATTTCGGGCCGATTCACTGGCCGACGCGGACGCCACCGAAGGGTTCATTTTGTTCCAGACCAAACAAGGGCGCGGACGCGGGTTCGTCCGTCTCGAAGATGGGAAATGTCTGACGCTGCTGACCGTTCTGGAAGAGTTGAAAGGCCACCCCCTGCCATTGCGGGAACGCCGCCGCTCCGGTCTGATGGCGGAGCCGGACAAGGGCAACTGGAAAGAACAATTTGCCGCCAAAACCGATGCCTATGCCGCCGGTGATGACCCCTATGTGCTAATTGTTGGCGGCGGGCAGGGCGGTCTGGCGTTGGGCGCGCGGTTAGAGATGCAGGGCGTACCTTATCTGATCATCGACAAGCACCCCAAGGTCGGGGATCAATGGCGCTCGCGGTACAAGGCGCTGACGTTGCACGATCCGGTCTGGTACGACCACATGCCCTATATGCCGTTTCCCGACTTCTGGCCGGTGTTCACCCCCAAGGACAAGATGGGCGACTGGTTGGAAAGCTACGCGCACGCGCTTGAACTGGCTATCTGGACCAACACGGAATGCCACAAGGCCGAGCGTGCAGAAGACGGCACATGGCGCGTGACCGTGGACCGTGACGGACAGGAACTGACCCTGCGCCCGACCCATCTGGTGATGGCGGTCGGCAACGCCGGTTTTCCGCGCGTGCCCGAGTTCGAAGGGCAGGACGACTTTGCCGGGACGCAGTTACATTCAAGCCAGTACAAAACCGGCGAAGGTTTGCAAGGCAAGCGGGTGATCATTGTAGGGGCCAACAACAGCGCCCATGATATCGCCGCCGATCTGGTGCAAAACGGGGCGCAGCCGGTGATGATCCAACGGTCGTCCACCCTCATAGTCCAGCAATCGACTGTCACCGATGTGCTGCTGAAACCGGTGTTCTCGCAAGACGCGGTAGACCGTGGCATCTCCACTGATCTGGCCGACCTGTTGCTGGCCTCGACCCCGCTGCGGTTGCAAGAGCGTGCCAGCAAGCTGACCTGGGAGAACATCCGCAAGTCTGAAGCCGCGTTTTACGATCGCTTGGCGGCAACGGGGTTTAAGCTGGACTTCGGCGAAGACGGCACGGGGATGATGAAATACCAGCGGTCGGCTTCGGGCTACTACTTTGATGTGGGCGCCTGCGAAATGATCATGGACGGTCGCATCGGCATCCGGTCAGGGGTGAATATCGCCCGACTTTTGTCTGACGGGGTCGAACTGGACACGGGCGAGGTGATCCCTGCCGACATGATCGTCTATGCCACCGGTTTCGGCTCGATGGAGGAATGGGTGGCACGTCTGATCGACGCAGACACGGCAAAGCGGGTCGGAAAATGCTGGGGCTATGGCTCTGGTACAAAGGGCGATGCGGGACCATGGGAGGGCGAGTTGCGCAACATGTGGAAGCCCACAGCCGTTGAGGGACTTTGGTTCATGGGTGGCAATCTTGCGCAGGCACGGTTTTATTCCAACCTTGTCGCGTTGCAACTGAAGGCGCGGTTCGAAGGACTGTTGGTCGAGGTGGTCGAGCGCTAG
- a CDS encoding IS630 family transposase (programmed frameshift), whose translation MSAPLPDALRARFQKLIEEGFSGRAAALRLKLSPATGARWGFAIRRTGQAKAAPQGRPRGKGKLDPHRSFLVELIEQDGDITMPELAGALSDATGVQAHPDAIGRFLRKLGFTYKKTLVATERRRARVKKQREDWFIHRLPAVSAKPDHVVFIDETSVKTNLTRQRGWSQRGERLVMDAPFGSWGTQTFIAGLSADALLAPWVIKGAMDGEAFAAYVEQVLVPELEPGTVVILDNLATHKNAAAAKAMREAGCWFLFLPPYSPDLNPIEMAFSKLKAHLRRIGARTFTDMFHALTEICDLFSPEECWNYFKAAGYVSG comes from the exons ATGTCAGCACCTTTGCCAGATGCGCTACGGGCGCGGTTCCAGAAGTTGATTGAAGAAGGGTTTAGCGGGCGCGCGGCGGCGTTGCGGTTGAAGCTGTCCCCTGCGACAGGAGCGCGTTGGGGGTTTGCGATCCGGCGAACTGGACAAGCAAAAGCCGCACCCCAGGGCCGCCCCCGCGGCAAAGGTAAGCTTGATCCGCATCGGTCGTTTCTCGTCGAACTGATAGAGCAGGACGGCGACATAACCATGCCTGAACTGGCCGGTGCTCTGTCGGATGCAACCGGCGTACAGGCGCACCCTGATGCGATTGGCCGATTTCTGCGCAAGCTTGGCTTTACGTAC AAAAAGACGCTGGTCGCCACCGAGCGCCGCCGCGCACGTGTAAAGAAACAACGTGAAGACTGGTTCATCCATCGTCTGCCAGCCGTTTCGGCTAAGCCAGACCATGTTGTGTTCATTGACGAAACTTCGGTCAAAACCAACCTGACCCGACAGCGCGGATGGTCGCAGCGCGGCGAACGCCTCGTCATGGATGCCCCTTTCGGCAGTTGGGGCACACAGACCTTCATCGCGGGTCTCAGTGCCGATGCCTTGCTCGCGCCATGGGTCATCAAAGGCGCGATGGATGGCGAAGCCTTTGCCGCCTACGTCGAACAAGTGCTGGTGCCAGAGCTGGAACCAGGCACTGTTGTCATCCTGGACAATCTTGCCACGCACAAGAATGCCGCCGCTGCCAAAGCCATGCGCGAAGCCGGATGCTGGTTCCTGTTCCTGCCGCCCTACAGCCCCGACCTGAACCCAATTGAAATGGCGTTCTCCAAACTCAAAGCACACCTGCGCAGGATCGGCGCTCGAACATTCACAGATATGTTCCACGCCCTCACAGAAATCTGCGATCTATTCTCGCCAGAAGAATGCTGGAACTACTTTAAGGCTGCCGGATATGTCTCAGGTTAA
- a CDS encoding MarR family winged helix-turn-helix transcriptional regulator: MEDNAQPPSQFEMRQYLTYRLAKLQNALNVQAARMLSAHSNLILTEWRVLFILHTISTATMSMIVQESRLDKAQISRAVKALVEKGYVSTVQDENDQRRHLISATPEGRELKDRLLPAMMRRQQALTDGLQKDEVESFFRVIQQLEEVALRREF; the protein is encoded by the coding sequence ATGGAAGACAACGCACAGCCCCCCTCACAATTTGAAATGCGCCAGTATCTGACTTATCGGCTGGCCAAACTGCAAAACGCATTGAATGTGCAGGCGGCACGGATGCTTTCGGCACACAGCAACCTTATCCTGACCGAATGGCGCGTCTTGTTCATTCTTCACACCATTTCCACAGCCACGATGAGCATGATCGTTCAGGAAAGCCGTCTGGATAAGGCGCAGATTAGCCGCGCGGTCAAAGCGCTGGTGGAAAAGGGCTATGTCTCCACTGTTCAGGACGAAAACGACCAGCGCCGCCATTTGATTAGCGCCACACCTGAGGGCCGCGAGCTGAAGGACAGATTGCTGCCGGCGATGATGCGCCGTCAGCAGGCGCTGACCGATGGCTTGCAAAAGGACGAGGTCGAGAGCTTTTTCAGGGTTATTCAACAGCTTGAAGAAGTCGCCCTGCGTCGCGAATTCTAG
- a CDS encoding DoxX family protein, with protein sequence MTFLIPFQPQLLSVFRIMSGLLLLQHGTTKILGFPASPMSDIALSTPAGIAGIIELVFGLLLVIGLFSRLSAFILSGMTAVAYFIAHLPQGFFPLLNGGELAALYCFGFLYLAAAGPGPWSVDAQRG encoded by the coding sequence ATGACCTTTCTAATTCCCTTTCAGCCGCAACTCTTGTCAGTTTTTCGGATCATGTCCGGCTTGTTGCTACTGCAACACGGAACCACCAAGATCTTGGGTTTCCCGGCAAGTCCAATGAGCGACATTGCCCTGAGCACACCAGCGGGAATTGCAGGAATAATCGAACTGGTCTTTGGTCTGTTACTGGTGATTGGGCTGTTCTCTCGTCTGTCAGCGTTTATCCTGAGCGGCATGACCGCTGTCGCCTACTTCATTGCCCATCTGCCACAGGGGTTCTTTCCCTTACTGAACGGTGGCGAACTGGCCGCACTTTACTGTTTTGGATTTCTATATCTTGCTGCCGCGGGCCCCGGTCCATGGTCCGTTGACGCGCAGCGCGGATAA